The following are encoded together in the Actinomycetota bacterium genome:
- a CDS encoding serine hydrolase, whose amino-acid sequence METGADGAGDRALADVFERWARRERIPGIAWGLVRSGDLAASGGLGTLRLEEPARPDADSVFRIASMTKSFTGAALMTLVAGRRLRLDDPVSEHVPELAPWSGPTSDGPPLTVRHLVSMEAGLPTDDAWADRHLDLSPEAMDALIAAGAAFAWTPGTRFEYSNLGWGLVGRVIERVAGERVQEYVARVLLEPLGMTSTTWVRPPSGAIAEPYRLQDGAWVHEGDPVGDGTIAPMGGLWTTVRDLSRWVAFFLDAWPPRDGPDEGPLPRWARREMQQLRRVDQVTRYRPSPGGPSRVSVTGYGVGLGVRIDERLGTSVGHSGGLPGYGSHMRWLPEHGVGVIGLANVTYGSMHGACIEALDVLADRDELGDPGGIEPSSALVEAATRGVALLSSWDDAGADALFSDNVGADEAYERRADTARGLVARSGELDVETIEAETPLRGTVSTAGADARVAIGLNHEARVQWLDLEDRLEPSETPIVVDGWKLLEAAGSAFVIVRPVGALAESFTRWQGQALDRIGVRCAVPSAHATLKAFGGTRSPLSDEDERHIVEVVGAWASSCGGLELRAAGLEVFREDGIPVVRLEAPSLLEAISNLRSASADAGLPGGAGDRIAIDGWVPHLSLAYPVDDSSARWDELEAWMRGAGSVDAATCVARHAEVVTYTGGAERSLGVFPLSTVDRRS is encoded by the coding sequence ATGGAGACGGGGGCCGATGGAGCGGGAGATCGTGCGCTCGCCGACGTGTTCGAGCGATGGGCGCGCCGCGAGCGTATCCCCGGCATCGCGTGGGGCCTCGTGCGGAGTGGAGACCTCGCGGCTTCCGGCGGCCTCGGCACGTTGCGACTCGAAGAGCCGGCCAGGCCGGACGCCGACAGCGTGTTCCGTATCGCGTCGATGACCAAGAGCTTCACGGGTGCCGCGCTGATGACGCTCGTCGCCGGCCGCCGGCTCCGGCTGGACGATCCGGTGTCCGAGCACGTGCCCGAGCTCGCGCCGTGGAGCGGGCCGACGTCCGACGGGCCGCCGCTCACCGTGCGGCACCTCGTGTCGATGGAAGCCGGCCTGCCCACCGACGACGCCTGGGCCGATCGCCACCTGGACCTTTCCCCGGAGGCGATGGATGCGCTGATCGCCGCCGGGGCGGCCTTCGCATGGACACCTGGCACGCGCTTCGAGTACTCGAACCTCGGATGGGGGCTGGTCGGTCGCGTGATCGAGCGGGTGGCCGGCGAGCGCGTGCAGGAGTACGTCGCCCGCGTGCTGCTCGAGCCGCTCGGCATGACGTCGACGACGTGGGTGCGTCCGCCGTCCGGGGCGATCGCCGAACCCTACCGCCTGCAGGACGGCGCGTGGGTGCACGAAGGGGATCCGGTTGGCGACGGCACGATCGCCCCGATGGGCGGTCTGTGGACGACGGTGCGCGACCTCTCTCGCTGGGTCGCCTTCTTCCTCGACGCGTGGCCGCCGCGCGACGGGCCCGACGAGGGACCGCTGCCACGGTGGGCCCGCCGCGAGATGCAGCAGCTCCGAAGGGTGGACCAGGTGACCCGCTACCGCCCGTCGCCGGGGGGACCATCGCGCGTGAGCGTCACCGGCTACGGCGTCGGCCTGGGTGTGCGGATCGACGAACGACTGGGCACCTCCGTCGGTCACAGCGGAGGGCTGCCGGGCTACGGCTCGCACATGCGCTGGCTGCCGGAGCACGGGGTCGGTGTGATCGGCCTCGCGAACGTCACCTACGGGAGTATGCACGGCGCGTGCATCGAGGCACTCGACGTACTCGCCGATCGCGACGAGCTGGGCGATCCGGGCGGGATCGAGCCCTCGAGCGCCCTCGTCGAGGCCGCGACGCGCGGCGTCGCCCTGCTCTCGTCGTGGGACGACGCCGGGGCCGACGCACTGTTCTCCGACAACGTCGGTGCCGACGAGGCGTACGAGCGCCGCGCCGATACCGCGAGGGGGCTGGTCGCGAGGTCGGGCGAGCTGGATGTGGAGACGATCGAGGCGGAGACTCCTTTGCGTGGGACCGTCTCCACCGCGGGCGCCGACGCCCGCGTCGCGATCGGACTGAACCACGAGGCTCGCGTGCAATGGCTCGATCTCGAGGATCGGCTGGAACCGTCTGAGACTCCGATCGTCGTCGACGGGTGGAAGCTGCTCGAGGCGGCGGGCTCTGCCTTCGTGATCGTGCGGCCGGTCGGCGCCCTCGCGGAGTCGTTCACCCGGTGGCAGGGGCAGGCGCTCGATCGCATCGGGGTGCGATGCGCCGTCCCGTCCGCGCACGCGACCCTCAAGGCTTTCGGGGGCACGCGGTCGCCCCTCAGCGACGAGGACGAGCGGCATATCGTCGAGGTCGTCGGGGCGTGGGCGTCGTCGTGCGGCGGCCTCGAGCTCCGCGCAGCAGGGCTCGAGGTCTTCCGCGAGGACGGCATTCCGGTCGTCCGCCTCGAGGCGCCGTCGCTCCTCGAGGCCATCTCGAACCTGCGCTCGGCGTCCGCCGATGCTGGGCTCCCGGGTGGAGCCGGCGACCGCATCGCGATCGATGGATGGGTTCCGCATCTCTCGCTCGCGTACCCGGTCGACGACTCGTCGGCTCGGTGGGACGAGCTCGAGGCGTGGATGCGCGGCGCCGGGTCCGTCGACGCAGCGACGTGCGTCGCTCGGCACGCGGAGGTCGTGACCTACACCGGCGGCGCCGAACGGAGTCTCGGAGTCTTCCCGCTTTCGACGGTCGATCGCAGGTCCTGA
- a CDS encoding DUF2461 domain-containing protein, whose amino-acid sequence MTRFRGWPAEALEFYVGLEADNSKSFWQANRSVYDGSVRAPMEALLAELEGEFGDGKIFRPYRDLRFSRDKSPYKTHIGARVGDGYVQLDAARLAAGAGMWEMAPDQLERYRHAVDDTRTGPALVALVEAARAEGLTVMGHDELKSAPRGFPKDHPRIELLRYKGLVAWREWPAGPWLGTGKAKERVVRFLRSSRPIVGWLSANVGPSTLPPRRA is encoded by the coding sequence GTGACGCGGTTCAGGGGATGGCCGGCCGAGGCGCTCGAGTTCTACGTGGGCCTCGAGGCCGACAACTCGAAGTCGTTCTGGCAGGCGAACAGATCCGTGTACGACGGGTCCGTGCGAGCGCCGATGGAGGCGCTGCTCGCCGAGCTCGAGGGCGAGTTCGGCGACGGGAAGATCTTCCGCCCGTACCGAGACCTGCGCTTCAGCCGCGACAAGTCGCCGTACAAGACTCACATCGGGGCGAGGGTCGGTGACGGATACGTGCAGCTGGACGCCGCCCGGCTCGCCGCCGGCGCGGGGATGTGGGAGATGGCCCCGGACCAGCTCGAGCGATACCGACACGCCGTCGACGACACGCGCACCGGGCCCGCGCTCGTCGCCCTGGTGGAGGCGGCCCGCGCCGAGGGGCTCACGGTGATGGGGCACGACGAGCTGAAGTCCGCGCCGCGCGGCTTCCCGAAGGACCACCCGAGGATCGAGCTGCTGCGATACAAGGGGCTCGTGGCTTGGCGCGAGTGGCCGGCCGGGCCGTGGCTCGGCACCGGCAAGGCGAAGGAGCGCGTGGTCCGGTTCCTCCGGTCGTCACGCCCGATCGTCGGCTGGCTCTCGGCGAACGTCGGGCCGTCGACGCTCCCCCCTCGGCGCGCCTGA
- a CDS encoding class I SAM-dependent methyltransferase, which yields MSGRDAAFPVTERGLLEEQVAYYRARAPEYEEWFRRQGRYSRGVEADARWFAEFATARDRLRAFGARGDVLEIACGTGQTTSILAETAARLTALDAAPEMIAEARRRPALSTIEFVEADVFAWEPPRSFDAVVFTFWLSHVPAERFASFWRLVADALAPSGRVFFGDSLYAPWATAIDHELEGPDAGSVTRRLNDGREFRIVKRFFEPSELESELLRIGWEIEVQATGDLLLTGSGRPHPGQGDA from the coding sequence ATGAGCGGACGGGACGCCGCCTTCCCCGTGACCGAACGCGGTCTGCTCGAGGAGCAGGTCGCGTACTACCGAGCGCGAGCGCCCGAGTACGAGGAGTGGTTCCGCAGGCAGGGCCGGTACAGCCGGGGGGTGGAGGCCGACGCTCGATGGTTCGCCGAATTCGCCACGGCACGCGATCGGCTCAGGGCATTCGGCGCACGCGGGGACGTGCTCGAGATCGCCTGCGGGACCGGTCAGACGACCTCGATCCTCGCCGAGACGGCCGCCCGGCTGACCGCGCTCGACGCCGCCCCGGAGATGATCGCCGAGGCGCGGCGGCGGCCCGCACTGTCGACCATCGAGTTCGTGGAAGCGGACGTGTTCGCGTGGGAACCTCCGCGGTCGTTCGATGCGGTCGTCTTCACGTTCTGGCTCTCCCACGTGCCGGCCGAACGGTTCGCGTCCTTCTGGAGGCTCGTCGCCGACGCGCTCGCGCCGAGCGGCCGCGTCTTCTTCGGCGATAGCCTGTACGCGCCATGGGCCACCGCGATCGATCACGAGCTGGAAGGGCCGGACGCCGGGTCGGTGACCCGGCGCCTCAACGACGGCAGGGAGTTCCGGATCGTCAAGCGGTTCTTCGAGCCGTCCGAGCTCGAGTCGGAGCTCCTGCGGATCGGCTGGGAGATCGAGGTTCAGGCCACCGGCGATCTGCTGCTCACCGGGTCGGGTCGTCCTCACCCGGGCCAGGGAGATGCGTGA
- a CDS encoding Bax inhibitor-1/YccA family protein, with amino-acid sequence MDPHEQEARVSRQMLNEKTFQNVPHLEPITIPGRPDVAPKVMTLNGTIWRASFLLVLAIASAAYGWSFGDQISGTVGTIMMVGLLGLVVLSIVTAFKPQIAPFTGPLYSVVMGFWAGVISFGYEQEFDGIVLQAVFATFAVFAGALFLYGSRIVKVTKKFVAVVMMATLGILLMYVAAIVLGLFGVELGFINDPTPLGIAVSVGICIVAALNLFVDFYFIEEGAKAGAPTYMSWYSAFGLIATLIWLYLEILRLLGKVRS; translated from the coding sequence ATGGACCCCCACGAACAGGAGGCCCGCGTGTCCAGACAGATGCTGAACGAGAAGACGTTCCAGAACGTGCCGCACCTGGAACCGATCACCATCCCGGGTCGACCCGACGTGGCGCCCAAGGTCATGACCCTGAACGGCACGATTTGGCGAGCGTCGTTCCTGCTCGTGCTCGCGATCGCGAGTGCGGCCTACGGCTGGTCGTTCGGCGACCAGATCTCGGGCACGGTGGGCACGATCATGATGGTCGGGTTGCTGGGCCTCGTCGTGTTGTCGATCGTCACCGCGTTCAAGCCGCAGATCGCGCCGTTCACGGGGCCGCTCTACTCCGTCGTCATGGGCTTTTGGGCCGGCGTGATCTCGTTCGGCTACGAGCAGGAATTCGACGGCATCGTGCTGCAGGCGGTGTTCGCGACGTTCGCCGTGTTCGCGGGGGCGCTGTTCCTCTACGGCTCGCGCATCGTCAAGGTGACGAAGAAGTTCGTGGCCGTCGTGATGATGGCGACGCTCGGCATCCTGCTGATGTACGTCGCGGCGATCGTCCTCGGCCTGTTCGGCGTCGAGCTCGGCTTCATCAACGACCCCACCCCGTTAGGCATCGCGGTGAGCGTCGGCATCTGCATCGTGGCCGCGCTGAACCTGTTCGTGGACTTCTACTTCATCGAGGAGGGCGCGAAGGCCGGTGCGCCGACGTACATGTCGTGGTACAGCGCGTTCGGGCTGATCGCGACCCTGATCTGGCTCTACCTCGAGATCCTGCGGCTGCTCGGGAAGGTGCGCAGCTGA
- a CDS encoding M15 family metallopeptidase has product MRRLVAIVLLTAAVAAWGSPAEARAPEYEFRIVPIGPGTRELMTGRSWRPGCPVGFADLRIVRMTYWGFDRRAHAGRMVVHRWYADDIARVFHRLYDDRFPIRRMRLVDHYGADDMRSMTANNTSGFNCRWRAGACCRWSQHAYGRALDLNPVQNPFLWSGGVSPPAGEAYLDRSNHRRGMVHRHDRVWWVFHAVGWEWGGDWAGDKDYQHFSVNGR; this is encoded by the coding sequence GTGCGACGCCTAGTCGCGATCGTGCTGCTCACCGCCGCCGTCGCGGCGTGGGGATCGCCGGCCGAGGCCAGGGCACCGGAGTACGAGTTCCGGATCGTGCCGATCGGCCCGGGCACGCGCGAGCTGATGACGGGACGGTCGTGGCGGCCGGGCTGCCCAGTGGGCTTCGCGGATCTGCGCATCGTCCGTATGACGTACTGGGGGTTCGACCGCCGGGCTCATGCCGGGCGCATGGTCGTGCATCGGTGGTACGCGGACGACATCGCGCGGGTCTTCCACCGTCTCTACGACGACCGGTTCCCGATCAGGCGGATGCGCCTCGTGGACCACTACGGCGCCGACGACATGCGCTCGATGACGGCGAACAACACGTCGGGGTTCAACTGCCGGTGGCGTGCCGGGGCCTGCTGCCGATGGTCGCAGCACGCGTACGGACGCGCGCTCGACCTGAACCCCGTGCAGAACCCCTTCCTGTGGAGCGGTGGCGTCTCACCGCCCGCGGGCGAGGCCTACCTCGATCGTTCCAACCACCGCCGTGGCATGGTGCACCGCCACGACCGCGTGTGGTGGGTGTTCCACGCCGTCGGGTGGGAGTGGGGCGGCGATTGGGCGGGGGACAAGGACTACCAGCACTTCTCCGTCAACGGCCGCTAG
- a CDS encoding M23 family metallopeptidase, which yields MTLVALVVLVTTVLTPVVPTHARSVLEGHVAERSAIVDTIGEMRERRARNLTNLRSVIADTSRRLRHMPSRGAIANPERFLHLRVELRQRRREAERRIERSGRFVERRIGALQARRRAIDTWVATWGVFEHCPIRGWHSISDNFGITVRLPGVPVHRHMGNDILATAGTPIVAPFDGYVTASTGVLGGLEVRVTGSRGYVYNAHLSSYGTLGAVRAGTVIGYVGATGDATTAHDHLEWHPGGGEAVDPYPYLAVSCDDSPR from the coding sequence TTGACGCTCGTCGCGCTCGTTGTGCTCGTGACGACCGTGCTCACCCCTGTGGTGCCCACGCACGCTCGCTCGGTGCTCGAGGGTCACGTGGCCGAGCGCTCCGCGATCGTCGACACGATCGGGGAGATGCGCGAGCGCCGAGCCCGGAACCTGACCAATCTACGCTCGGTGATCGCCGACACCTCCAGGCGTCTGCGGCACATGCCGAGCCGAGGCGCGATCGCGAACCCCGAACGATTCCTGCACCTCCGCGTGGAGCTGCGACAGCGGCGCCGTGAGGCGGAACGTCGCATCGAACGATCCGGGCGGTTCGTCGAGCGGCGTATCGGCGCGCTCCAGGCGCGCCGACGAGCGATCGACACCTGGGTCGCGACCTGGGGCGTCTTCGAGCACTGCCCCATCCGCGGCTGGCACTCGATCTCGGACAACTTCGGCATCACGGTGCGCTTGCCGGGCGTGCCCGTCCACCGGCACATGGGCAACGACATCCTCGCCACCGCAGGCACCCCCATCGTGGCGCCGTTCGACGGATACGTGACCGCCTCGACCGGCGTGCTCGGAGGGCTCGAGGTCCGGGTCACCGGGTCTCGAGGGTACGTGTACAACGCCCACCTCTCCTCGTACGGCACGCTCGGCGCCGTGCGTGCCGGCACCGTGATCGGCTACGTGGGCGCGACCGGCGACGCGACGACCGCGCACGACCACCTGGAGTGGCACCCCGGTGGCGGCGAGGCCGTCGATCCCTACCCCTACCTGGCCGTGAGCTGCGACGATTCTCCGAGGTAG
- the mshD gene encoding mycothiol synthase: MDPSIRIEGLHDEEEPPVGGLALLIDATARHDGHRPIGEHALVELQAGPREFPHAAFAARLGDDLAGYAHLSQRETHLGWRFEAFVAPEHRRLGIGRALVAAVLDHAADDGGGAVHAWAYNPGPAQARLAARFAMRHVRTIARMLRSLPGPDPRLPAGFRLRSFRPDDVSTWLAVHNEVFVDHPDGGNWREPDLAWHLEEPWFDPELFVIAEDDAGMAGYCWMKPESDTAWLYFLGVRSTARGRGLGQALAAEGLARAAALGAVVVQLYVDADSEPAIRTYRALAFTIDHVDRAYALDVAPTTRAEPTRG; the protein is encoded by the coding sequence ATGGACCCGTCGATCAGGATCGAGGGACTGCACGACGAGGAGGAACCGCCCGTCGGGGGGCTCGCGCTCTTGATCGACGCCACCGCGAGGCACGACGGGCACCGCCCGATCGGGGAGCATGCGCTCGTCGAGCTGCAGGCAGGTCCGCGAGAGTTTCCGCATGCGGCGTTCGCCGCGCGTCTCGGTGACGACCTGGCCGGATACGCTCACCTCTCCCAGCGTGAGACGCACCTCGGCTGGCGCTTCGAGGCCTTCGTCGCGCCCGAGCACCGACGTCTCGGTATCGGGCGTGCGCTCGTCGCCGCCGTGCTCGACCACGCGGCAGACGACGGTGGGGGGGCGGTGCACGCGTGGGCCTACAACCCGGGTCCCGCACAGGCGCGGCTGGCGGCGCGCTTCGCCATGCGGCACGTACGGACGATCGCACGCATGCTTCGCTCGCTGCCCGGGCCTGATCCCCGCCTCCCGGCCGGCTTCCGCCTGCGGTCGTTCCGGCCCGACGACGTGTCCACCTGGCTCGCCGTGCACAACGAGGTCTTCGTCGATCATCCGGACGGAGGCAACTGGCGTGAGCCCGATCTCGCATGGCACCTCGAGGAGCCGTGGTTCGACCCCGAGCTGTTCGTGATCGCCGAGGACGACGCCGGTATGGCCGGCTACTGCTGGATGAAGCCTGAGAGTGACACGGCCTGGTTGTACTTCCTCGGCGTCCGTTCCACGGCCCGGGGTCGCGGGCTGGGACAGGCTCTGGCCGCGGAGGGGCTCGCGCGCGCTGCCGCCCTGGGTGCCGTCGTGGTGCAGCTCTATGTCGACGCCGACAGCGAGCCGGCGATCCGGACGTACCGGGCGCTCGCCTTCACGATCGATCACGTCGACCGTGCGTACGCCCTCGATGTGGCGCCGACGACGCGCGCCGAGCCCACCCGAGGCTAG
- a CDS encoding PQQ-dependent sugar dehydrogenase, giving the protein MEVAPDGRISFSRARHLPTRFGVRPADRPTTHEEAEEQMHIRAAKTIALTVALATTLIAMVAAGPAAAGGGVRAVKVAGGLNGPSAFTFTAKGTIVYLERGTGEVRFRNPKTDFDRLFFRIPGVNGEGERGALGVALHPRWPEKPFVYVYVTRRADGRLRNQIVRIRDRGGEGKGYTKILTTPASSSPYHNGGRILFGPDGKLYVIVGDGHDASNAQDLTGNLRGKILRMNPDGSIPGTNPTIDGRRTRIFAFGIRNSFGFTFDPEQGNLWETENGPECNDEINFVQRGDNYAWGPRQACPDTNRDGPAPRRLPEVTISDTIGITGAAFCDGCGLAGRDGDLLFGANNDGVLRRVSLDAARDDVVGGPITMLDAPGGTIHSLEVGPNGAIYFSDYGSIYRIRGA; this is encoded by the coding sequence ATGGAGGTCGCACCCGACGGTCGCATCTCCTTCAGCCGGGCGAGGCATCTGCCGACGCGCTTCGGCGTGAGGCCCGCTGATCGACCGACCACGCACGAGGAGGCCGAGGAGCAGATGCACATCCGAGCCGCGAAGACGATCGCCCTGACGGTCGCGCTCGCCACCACCCTGATCGCCATGGTCGCCGCAGGCCCGGCCGCGGCCGGCGGCGGCGTACGTGCCGTGAAGGTCGCCGGCGGGCTGAACGGTCCCAGCGCGTTCACGTTCACGGCCAAGGGCACGATCGTCTACCTCGAGCGGGGCACGGGCGAGGTCCGCTTCCGAAACCCGAAGACCGATTTCGATCGCCTCTTCTTCCGCATCCCGGGGGTGAACGGGGAAGGCGAGCGAGGAGCCTTGGGGGTGGCGCTGCATCCGCGCTGGCCCGAGAAGCCGTTCGTCTACGTCTACGTGACCCGCCGCGCCGACGGGAGGCTCCGCAACCAGATCGTGCGCATCCGCGACCGAGGCGGCGAGGGGAAGGGCTACACGAAGATCCTGACGACCCCCGCGAGTTCCAGCCCGTACCACAACGGGGGGCGCATCCTGTTCGGTCCCGACGGCAAGCTCTACGTGATCGTCGGCGACGGACACGATGCCTCGAACGCCCAAGACCTCACAGGGAACCTCCGTGGCAAGATCCTCCGCATGAACCCGGACGGCTCGATACCGGGCACGAACCCGACGATCGACGGGCGACGTACCCGCATCTTCGCCTTCGGCATCCGCAACTCCTTCGGCTTCACGTTCGATCCCGAGCAGGGGAACCTCTGGGAGACCGAGAACGGCCCGGAGTGCAACGACGAGATCAACTTCGTGCAGCGCGGTGACAACTACGCGTGGGGACCGAGGCAGGCCTGCCCCGATACGAACAGGGACGGGCCTGCCCCGCGTCGACTCCCGGAGGTCACGATCTCCGACACGATCGGCATCACCGGCGCGGCCTTCTGCGACGGTTGCGGTCTCGCCGGGCGAGACGGAGATCTGCTGTTCGGCGCCAACAACGACGGCGTCCTTCGCCGGGTCTCGCTCGACGCGGCACGCGACGACGTCGTCGGTGGACCGATCACGATGCTGGACGCCCCGGGCGGGACGATCCACTCCTTGGAAGTCGGGCCCAACGGCGCCATCTACTTCAGCGACTACGGGTCGATCTACCGGATCCGCGGCGCCTAG